In the Juglans microcarpa x Juglans regia isolate MS1-56 chromosome 6D, Jm3101_v1.0, whole genome shotgun sequence genome, one interval contains:
- the LOC121235461 gene encoding uncharacterized protein LOC121235461 → MAVPLPQKFRVPAMEMYEGGWNPLEHLETFRTHMTLHGFLEEIVCRAFPLTLKGSACVWFVSLALKSMDSFSELVRQFLTQFVSSRRRRRPATYLLTIKQMEDESLKSYLARFNKERMTTDNQDEKITLATLLGGIWPRSQFMAELARQTFVTLREFMDQAENFINEENTLRTLTKPRRK, encoded by the coding sequence ATGGCGGTTCCTTTGCCACAGAAGTTCAGAGTCCCTGCTATGGAGATGTATGAAGGAGGATGGAACCCTCTCGAGCACCTAGAAACTTTCAGGACTCACATGACGCTGCATGGCTTTCTCGAGGAAATAGTTTGTAGGGCATTCCCACTGACCCTGAAGGGGTCAGCATGTGTATGGTTTGTGTCACTAGCACTTAAATCAATGGACAGCTTCAGCGAGCTAGTTAGGCAGTTCCTAACCCAATTCGTGTCCAGTCGGAGGAGGCGGCGTCCTGCTACGTACCTCCTCACTATCAAACAAATGGAGGATGAAAGCTTGAAGTCCTACTTGGCTCGGTTCAACAAAGAGCGCATGACCACTGAcaaccaagatgagaagataacCTTGGCGACACTCCTCGGAGGCATTTGGCCACGCTCCCAATTCATGGCAGAACTAGCCAGACAAACTTTCGTGACGTTGCGAGAATTCATGGACCAGGCCGAAAACTTCATCAACGAGGAAAACACGCTTCGAACGTTGACAAAGCCACGAAGGAAGTAA
- the LOC121236166 gene encoding sister chromatid cohesion 1 protein 3-like isoform X1: MFYSQTFLARKGPLGTVWCAAHLQHRLKKSHYSSTDIPSTVDRIMFPEVPIALRMSGHLLLGVVRIYSKKVDYLFQDCNAVLNGLRKAFASIDLNLPEDARQAPVQSITLPYTFDLDTLDLDHDIYDEGSPDNHLKSREEITLADQIPIGRDPYVAISFDEDFMMMDSSRPEVFSDSDVRLMDGILPSPPVNGNDGFQHPDPSNQREEHNLRLSNDENPQSFPHDVESRDESPSNHTEMLDNDADIPQDLPEREILRDSVHGFGLENLPPIFPDCGDDLGGKNRSLDQTMNEKETFPPIMDENLLSVGQSLPFQQHSESPPSAASQPATEIFDAHVSLSVPMDISPGLGIIRSTPPVKQPKARKKKRKQFFDESTVLSNKLMKKSLEDSSDLLRKKRDAPCSTLGIWKLNNTLRKEQVFHQPSLTGLCLDLCDIFKDLISTKPHLIFSEETFPDPKIAASPASTNEAFLEPRDAQSPAVVPELDMEIERPRNIEAFDGGSFLPEFVPSQARFTPSPIRRCDFTPATTIETRVSTPHLAASTGTGGSEKRRRMTFSEEHLSLKNTGLSDIPGLMNSAEADDLYFLEEDNNTPTAGSQGTERIDSLSARTRAVAQYLKRHSPFSASSEGLSGDLILNKTLEGRTRKLCARMFYETLVLKSYGLVDVQQEEPFSDIRLKLTPTFSKTQI; the protein is encoded by the exons ATGTTTTACTCTCAAACATTTTTGGCGCGAAAAGGGCCTCTGGGAACGGTGTGGTGTGCCGCTCATCTTCAACATCGCCTCAAAAAGTCTCACTACAGTTCCACCGATATCCCCTCCACCGTCG ATCGAATCATGTTTCCGGAAGTTCCCATTGCCCTCAGAATGTCGGGCCACCTTTTATTAGGTGTTGTTCGGATATATTCGAAGAAAGTGGATTATTTGTTCCAAGACTGTAATGCTGTTTTGAATGGTTTAAGAAAGGCCTTTGCGTCTATAGATCTCAATTTGCCGGAGGATGCTAGACAGGCACCGGTTCAGTCTATCACTTTGCCATACACGTTTGACCTCGATACATTGGATTTAGACCATGATATTTACGATGAGGG GTCCCCAGATAATCACCTCAAGAGTCGAGAGGAGATTACGTTAGCAG ATCAAATTCCTATTGGAAGAGACCCTTATGTTGCTATTTCTTTTGATGAG GATTTCATGATGATGGATTCCTCACGTCCAGAAGTGTTTTCTGACTCTGATGTCAGGCTGATGGATGG CATTCTCCCTTCACCTCCGGTGAATGGCAATGATGGATTTCAACATCCCGATCCAAGTAATCAGAGGGAAGAACATAACTTGAGGCTTAGCAATGACGAGAACCCTCAAAGTTTTCCACATGATGTGGAATCTCGAGATGAGAGTCCAAGTAATCATACAGAGATGCTTGATAACGATGCTGATATCCCCCAAGATCTTCCAGAGAGGGAAATACTACGTGATTCTGTTCATGGTTTTGGCTTAGAAAACCTTCCTCCAATATTTCCAGATTGTGGGGACGACCTAGGTGGAAAGAACAGATCCTTAGACCAAACAATGAATGAGAAGGAAACCTTCCCTCCAATCATGGATGAAAATTTATTGTCTGTAGGGCAGTCTTTACCATTTCAGCAACATTCAGAATCACCACCTTCTGCAGCTTCCCAACCGGCTACCGAGATTTTTGATGCACATGTTTCATTGA GTGTGCCAATGGATATTTCTCCTGGGCTAGGGATTATTCGATCAACTCCACCTGTTAAGCAGCCAAAagcaagaaagaagaagagaaaacagTTCTTTGATGAGTCCACAGTGTTGAGTAACAA ACTTATGAAGAAGTCTCTTGAAGATTCTAGTGATTTATTGCGAAAGAAAAGGGATGCCCCTTGCTCTACTTTGGGTATCTGGAAGTTAAACAACACTTTACGAAAGGAACAAGTTTTTCACCAGCCTTCATTGACTG GGTTGTGTTTGGATCTTTGTGATATTTTCAAGGACCTCATATCTACAAAACCCCATCTCATTTTCTCTGAGGAAACTTTTCCAGATCCTAAAATTGCAGCATCTCCTGCTTCAACAAATGAAGCTTTCCTGGAGCCGAGGGATGCTCAATCTCCTGCTGTTGTGCCTGAACTTGACATGGAAATTGAACGTCCTCGAAATATTGAAGCCTTTGATGGCGGCAGCTTCTTACCCGAATTTGTGCCATCCCAAGCTAGATTCACGCCTTCTCCTATTAGAAGATGTGACTTTACTCCTGCAACAACCATTGAGACCAGGGTATCTACACCCCATCTAGCAGCATCCACCGGAACTGGTGGGtctgagaagagaagaagaatgaCATTTTCAGAGGAGCATCTAAGTCTAAAGAACACTGGTCTCTCAGATATTCCcggtttgatgaattctgccGAAGCAGAT GACCTTTACTTTTTGGAAGAAGATAACAATACCCCAACAG CAGGATCACAAGGAACGGAAAGAATAGATTCATTGTCTGCAAGAACCAG GGCTGTTgctcaatatttaaaaagacATTCTCCTTTCAGTGCAAGCTCAGAAGGTCTTTCTGGAGATCTCATTTTGAACAAGACTTTAGAAGGAAGGACAAGAAAGCTATGTGCCCGCATGTTTTATGAGACGCTT GTTTTGAAGAGTTATGGACTTGTCGATGTTCAACAAGAAGAACCTTTCAGCGATATTCGTTTGAAGTTGACACCTACATTTTCAAAGACTCAAATTTGA
- the LOC121236166 gene encoding sister chromatid cohesion 1 protein 3-like isoform X2, producing the protein MFYSQTFLARKGPLGTVWCAAHLQHRLKKSHYSSTDIPSTVDRIMFPEVPIALRMSGHLLLGVVRIYSKKVDYLFQDCNAVLNGLRKAFASIDLNLPEDARQAPVQSITLPYTFDLDTLDLDHDIYDEGSPDNHLKSREEITLADQIPIGRDPYVAISFDEDFMMMDSSRPEVFSDSDVRLMDGILPSPPVNGNDGFQHPDPSNQREEHNLRLSNDENPQSFPHDVESRDESPSNHTEMLDNDADIPQDLPEREILRDSVHGFGLENLPPIFPDCGDDLGGKNRSLDQTMNEKETFPPIMDENLLSVGQSLPFQQHSESPPSAASQPATEIFDAHVSLSVPMDISPGLGIIRSTPPVKQPKARKKKRKQFFDESTVLSNKLMKKSLEDSSDLLRKKRDAPCSTLGIWKLNNTLRKEQVFHQPSLTGLCLDLCDIFKDLISTKPHLIFSEETFPDPKIAASPASTNEAFLEPRDAQSPAVVPELDMEIERPRNIEAFDGGSFLPEFVPSQARFTPSPIRRCDFTPATTIETRVSTPHLAASTGTGGSEKRRRMTFSEEHLSLKNTGLSDIPGLMNSAEADDLYFLEEDNNTPTGSQGTERIDSLSARTRAVAQYLKRHSPFSASSEGLSGDLILNKTLEGRTRKLCARMFYETLVLKSYGLVDVQQEEPFSDIRLKLTPTFSKTQI; encoded by the exons ATGTTTTACTCTCAAACATTTTTGGCGCGAAAAGGGCCTCTGGGAACGGTGTGGTGTGCCGCTCATCTTCAACATCGCCTCAAAAAGTCTCACTACAGTTCCACCGATATCCCCTCCACCGTCG ATCGAATCATGTTTCCGGAAGTTCCCATTGCCCTCAGAATGTCGGGCCACCTTTTATTAGGTGTTGTTCGGATATATTCGAAGAAAGTGGATTATTTGTTCCAAGACTGTAATGCTGTTTTGAATGGTTTAAGAAAGGCCTTTGCGTCTATAGATCTCAATTTGCCGGAGGATGCTAGACAGGCACCGGTTCAGTCTATCACTTTGCCATACACGTTTGACCTCGATACATTGGATTTAGACCATGATATTTACGATGAGGG GTCCCCAGATAATCACCTCAAGAGTCGAGAGGAGATTACGTTAGCAG ATCAAATTCCTATTGGAAGAGACCCTTATGTTGCTATTTCTTTTGATGAG GATTTCATGATGATGGATTCCTCACGTCCAGAAGTGTTTTCTGACTCTGATGTCAGGCTGATGGATGG CATTCTCCCTTCACCTCCGGTGAATGGCAATGATGGATTTCAACATCCCGATCCAAGTAATCAGAGGGAAGAACATAACTTGAGGCTTAGCAATGACGAGAACCCTCAAAGTTTTCCACATGATGTGGAATCTCGAGATGAGAGTCCAAGTAATCATACAGAGATGCTTGATAACGATGCTGATATCCCCCAAGATCTTCCAGAGAGGGAAATACTACGTGATTCTGTTCATGGTTTTGGCTTAGAAAACCTTCCTCCAATATTTCCAGATTGTGGGGACGACCTAGGTGGAAAGAACAGATCCTTAGACCAAACAATGAATGAGAAGGAAACCTTCCCTCCAATCATGGATGAAAATTTATTGTCTGTAGGGCAGTCTTTACCATTTCAGCAACATTCAGAATCACCACCTTCTGCAGCTTCCCAACCGGCTACCGAGATTTTTGATGCACATGTTTCATTGA GTGTGCCAATGGATATTTCTCCTGGGCTAGGGATTATTCGATCAACTCCACCTGTTAAGCAGCCAAAagcaagaaagaagaagagaaaacagTTCTTTGATGAGTCCACAGTGTTGAGTAACAA ACTTATGAAGAAGTCTCTTGAAGATTCTAGTGATTTATTGCGAAAGAAAAGGGATGCCCCTTGCTCTACTTTGGGTATCTGGAAGTTAAACAACACTTTACGAAAGGAACAAGTTTTTCACCAGCCTTCATTGACTG GGTTGTGTTTGGATCTTTGTGATATTTTCAAGGACCTCATATCTACAAAACCCCATCTCATTTTCTCTGAGGAAACTTTTCCAGATCCTAAAATTGCAGCATCTCCTGCTTCAACAAATGAAGCTTTCCTGGAGCCGAGGGATGCTCAATCTCCTGCTGTTGTGCCTGAACTTGACATGGAAATTGAACGTCCTCGAAATATTGAAGCCTTTGATGGCGGCAGCTTCTTACCCGAATTTGTGCCATCCCAAGCTAGATTCACGCCTTCTCCTATTAGAAGATGTGACTTTACTCCTGCAACAACCATTGAGACCAGGGTATCTACACCCCATCTAGCAGCATCCACCGGAACTGGTGGGtctgagaagagaagaagaatgaCATTTTCAGAGGAGCATCTAAGTCTAAAGAACACTGGTCTCTCAGATATTCCcggtttgatgaattctgccGAAGCAGAT GACCTTTACTTTTTGGAAGAAGATAACAATACCCCAACAG GATCACAAGGAACGGAAAGAATAGATTCATTGTCTGCAAGAACCAG GGCTGTTgctcaatatttaaaaagacATTCTCCTTTCAGTGCAAGCTCAGAAGGTCTTTCTGGAGATCTCATTTTGAACAAGACTTTAGAAGGAAGGACAAGAAAGCTATGTGCCCGCATGTTTTATGAGACGCTT GTTTTGAAGAGTTATGGACTTGTCGATGTTCAACAAGAAGAACCTTTCAGCGATATTCGTTTGAAGTTGACACCTACATTTTCAAAGACTCAAATTTGA